The following are encoded in a window of Saccharothrix longispora genomic DNA:
- a CDS encoding 3-dehydroquinate synthase family protein, with the protein MTALRHADGYATSAHYDGSGRIRHDAGGRSLTVDATFSLRAEVRLVDRVFDPATPDLAEVYAPAGRCVALVDATVDRLHGDALRAYFAEHGIPLAVEVFRALEEDKTLDTVCRMAAFLGSDGCDVARGEPVLVVGGGVLTDTAGLACALLNRRTPYVMIGTSIVSAIDAGPSPRTCVNGTLMKNALGAYHPPVLTLVDRALFRTLAPEHLRHGVAEIVKMAAVDDEVLFGLLQRHGRALLATRFATTGDDPELAAVADEVLFRSLYAYMRHEGTNMFETRQDRPHAYGHTWSTKFEPVAGLLHGHAVAVEMAFTATLATLVGWLDEDGRDALLALCRDLGLAVHHPVIEDLALMRAAQETVRRKRGGSALWVVAPRDGLGRCDYLAEVEDSLLAEAVGRHRARCSGFPGGGGGSDMYLRDARWA; encoded by the coding sequence ATGACGGCCTTGCGACACGCCGACGGGTACGCCACCTCCGCCCACTACGACGGGTCGGGGCGCATCCGGCACGACGCCGGAGGGCGCTCGTTGACCGTCGACGCCACCTTCAGCCTGCGCGCCGAGGTGCGGCTGGTGGACCGCGTGTTCGACCCCGCGACACCCGACCTGGCCGAGGTGTACGCGCCCGCCGGGCGGTGCGTGGCCCTCGTGGACGCCACCGTCGACCGCCTGCACGGCGACGCGCTGCGCGCGTACTTCGCCGAGCACGGCATCCCGTTGGCGGTCGAGGTGTTCCGGGCGCTGGAGGAGGACAAGACGCTCGACACGGTGTGCCGCATGGCGGCGTTCCTGGGCAGCGACGGGTGCGACGTCGCGCGCGGCGAACCGGTGCTGGTCGTCGGCGGCGGCGTGCTCACCGACACGGCGGGCCTGGCGTGCGCCCTGCTCAACCGGCGCACCCCCTACGTCATGATCGGCACCAGCATCGTCTCGGCGATCGACGCGGGACCGTCCCCGCGCACGTGCGTCAACGGCACCCTGATGAAGAACGCCCTGGGCGCCTACCACCCGCCGGTGCTCACGCTGGTGGACCGCGCGCTGTTCCGCACCCTGGCGCCCGAGCACCTGCGGCACGGCGTGGCGGAGATCGTGAAGATGGCCGCCGTCGACGACGAGGTGCTGTTCGGCCTCCTCCAGCGGCACGGTCGCGCGCTGCTGGCCACGCGGTTCGCCACCACCGGCGACGACCCGGAGCTCGCGGCGGTCGCCGACGAGGTGCTGTTCCGCTCCCTCTACGCGTACATGCGGCACGAGGGCACCAACATGTTCGAGACGCGGCAGGACCGCCCGCACGCCTACGGGCACACCTGGAGCACGAAGTTCGAGCCGGTCGCGGGGCTGCTGCACGGTCACGCGGTGGCGGTGGAGATGGCGTTCACCGCCACGCTGGCCACCCTGGTGGGCTGGTTGGACGAGGACGGCCGGGACGCGCTGCTGGCGCTGTGCCGGGACCTGGGCCTGGCCGTGCACCACCCGGTGATCGAGGACCTGGCGCTGATGCGGGCGGCGCAGGAGACGGTGCGGCGCAAGCGCGGCGGCTCGGCGCTGTGGGTGGTGGCCCCGCGCGACGGCCTGGGCAGGTGCGACTACCTGGCGGAGGTCGAGGACTCGCTGCTGGCCGAGGCGGTGGGCAGGCACCGGGCGCGGTGCAGCGGCTTCCCCGGCGGTGGTGGTGGGTCGGACATGTACCTGCGCGACGCGAGGTGGGCGTGA
- a CDS encoding O-methyltransferase — protein sequence MRPVTPLSILAHELESLDRERPSPRLDRARALASGLDDYLSAMTTPESERLAALNRRTTGHVWAGTEGAVATLEPEMLSGHVEGQLLRFLVAVTGARRVLEIGTFTGYSALAMAEALPADGRVVTCEADPRAAGVAREAFAGCDRITLVEGPALATLDRLADAGEVFDLAFVDADKTQYWDYLDVAHRRGLLAPGAVVVVDNTLYQGEVYLDAARRSPQGAAVAEFNARVAAHPAFEQVLLPLRDGVTLIRVLR from the coding sequence ATGCGGCCGGTGACCCCGCTGTCGATCCTGGCCCACGAGCTGGAGTCGCTCGACCGGGAGCGGCCGTCCCCGCGCCTGGACCGCGCCCGCGCGCTCGCCTCGGGGCTGGACGACTACCTGTCCGCGATGACCACGCCCGAGTCCGAGCGGCTGGCGGCGCTGAACCGGCGGACCACCGGGCACGTGTGGGCCGGGACCGAGGGCGCCGTGGCGACCCTGGAGCCGGAGATGCTGTCCGGTCACGTGGAGGGGCAGCTGCTGCGGTTCCTGGTCGCCGTGACGGGGGCGCGCCGGGTGCTGGAGATCGGCACGTTCACCGGCTACTCGGCGCTCGCGATGGCCGAGGCGCTGCCCGCCGACGGCCGCGTGGTCACGTGCGAGGCCGACCCGCGCGCGGCGGGGGTCGCCCGCGAGGCGTTCGCCGGGTGCGACCGGATCACCCTGGTGGAGGGACCCGCGCTGGCGACGCTGGACCGGCTCGCCGACGCGGGCGAGGTGTTCGACCTCGCCTTCGTCGACGCGGACAAGACCCAGTACTGGGACTACCTCGACGTGGCCCACCGCCGGGGGCTGCTCGCACCCGGCGCCGTGGTGGTCGTGGACAACACCCTGTACCAGGGCGAGGTCTACCTCGACGCCGCGCGCCGGTCGCCGCAGGGCGCGGCCGTCGCGGAGTTCAACGCGCGGGTGGCCGCGCACCCGGCGTTCGAGCAGGTGCTGCTACCGCTGCGCGACGGGGTGACCCTCATCCGGGTGCTGCGCTGA
- a CDS encoding VOC family protein, whose product MSRHVQVTFDAHDPRALSSFWRDALGYVHPGPPGVELPEGADPLVAWDDFLARIGVPEEQRNTRSAIEDPEGHGPRVFFQRVPEDKVAKNRVHLDVRAAPGLQGAERMAALEAECDRLVGLGAKRVSRHEPAPPMNAGSIVMTDPEGNEFCLD is encoded by the coding sequence ATGAGCCGCCACGTCCAGGTCACCTTCGACGCCCACGACCCGAGGGCGCTGTCGTCCTTCTGGCGCGACGCCCTCGGCTACGTCCACCCCGGCCCGCCCGGGGTGGAGCTGCCCGAGGGCGCGGACCCGCTGGTCGCGTGGGACGACTTCCTCGCGCGGATCGGCGTGCCGGAGGAGCAGCGCAACACGCGGTCGGCCATCGAGGACCCGGAGGGGCACGGGCCGCGGGTGTTCTTCCAGCGGGTGCCGGAGGACAAGGTCGCGAAGAACCGGGTCCACCTCGACGTCCGCGCGGCCCCCGGGCTCCAAGGGGCCGAGCGGATGGCGGCGCTGGAGGCGGAGTGCGACCGGCTCGTCGGGCTGGGCGCGAAGCGGGTGTCCCGCCACGAGCCCGCCCCGCCGATGAACGCCGGCTCCATCGTGATGACCGACCCCGAGGGAAACGAGTTCTGCCTGGACTGA
- a CDS encoding GAF and ANTAR domain-containing protein: protein MTGQGVDRRPQGADAPGGGRCDEVAVRLGRIARALQDQDNAQDTLDEVVRAAVRAIPGARHAGIVMVVDEGAVRTVARTSNLVDLVERVQCDVGQGPGLDSLHRHLTVTVPDLRAETRWPAFAARAGGLGVLSVLSFHLFVSAEDLGALTLYSPEPGAFDQESVHVGQLFATHAAVALAAARREEQLTEAMRTRDLIGQAKGILMERHKLSANQAFAVLVRSSQYGNTKLHDVADRLVRTGHLPTEAHRAP, encoded by the coding sequence ATGACCGGCCAGGGCGTGGACCGGCGACCGCAGGGGGCGGACGCCCCGGGCGGCGGTCGGTGTGACGAGGTCGCCGTGCGGCTGGGCCGGATCGCCCGGGCGCTCCAGGACCAGGACAACGCCCAGGACACCCTGGACGAGGTGGTGCGCGCGGCGGTGCGGGCGATCCCCGGCGCCCGGCACGCCGGGATCGTGATGGTCGTCGACGAGGGCGCGGTGCGCACGGTCGCGCGGACCTCGAACCTCGTCGACCTGGTCGAGCGGGTCCAGTGCGACGTCGGCCAGGGGCCCGGCCTGGACTCGTTGCACCGGCACCTCACCGTCACCGTGCCCGACCTGCGCGCCGAGACCCGGTGGCCCGCGTTCGCCGCGAGGGCCGGTGGGCTGGGCGTGCTGAGCGTGCTGTCGTTCCACTTGTTCGTCAGTGCCGAGGACCTGGGCGCGCTCACCCTCTACTCGCCCGAGCCGGGCGCGTTCGACCAGGAGTCGGTGCACGTCGGGCAGCTGTTCGCCACCCACGCCGCGGTCGCCCTGGCCGCCGCGCGGCGCGAGGAGCAGCTGACCGAGGCCATGCGCACCCGCGACCTGATCGGCCAGGCCAAGGGCATCCTGATGGAACGCCACAAGCTCAGCGCCAACCAGGCGTTCGCCGTGCTCGTGCGCTCCAGCCAGTACGGCAACACCAAGCTGCACGACGTCGCCGACCGCCTCGTCCGCACCGGTCACCTGCCCACCGAGGCGCACCGCGCGCCCTGA
- a CDS encoding family 43 glycosylhydrolase: MRRTALLVAAIAALSSVPAPASADQRPAHPVRTTDATYYNGATTPGADPHVLFDRASGYYYAYSTEGADPGHHFAVHRSPDLATWEHLPGGALRAGQDGDWAHDWFWAPEVYHNPATGLYFLFYAARMNRGVAEHFRYADFEEPCKVGVAVSRSPAGPFRDIVEAPLDYHPYDPGYHDVNLIMDAEQKKPPATQAEGRTAPLGTYIPYIDPNVFFDADGRTYLYFSRNAYRNWVWDDDLGKYVEESNIYAVELTGDWWHDPTGRTMPTIAPAYRDTNLAPGDPAGTRKDGYVPIVAYGSDKQAWENAHVDDYARSGGEKKDRRWAEGSTTIRTVDGQGNPRYHLTYSANNYENEFYGVGHATADGPLGPWRKSPANPVLSQDPAKGLYSTGHGGVIGSPDGEELYYVHHGRPSTTSSRALYTSRLHLGDDLSIDASTSDEPLPSGVGPLRLRADDRVLRVRPGGSATTAVHTTGARGAAFALANPQNRVRAELWPADAGTVVVRGDRVTVTAHRPARLTVVYQRRLADGGYRDVANTGRRHSSPVRVTIPVVVRP, encoded by the coding sequence ATGCGACGCACCGCCCTGCTCGTCGCCGCGATCGCGGCCCTGTCCTCCGTGCCCGCGCCGGCCTCGGCCGACCAGCGGCCGGCCCACCCCGTGCGGACGACCGATGCGACGTACTACAACGGCGCCACCACACCCGGCGCCGACCCGCACGTGCTGTTCGACCGCGCGAGCGGGTACTACTACGCCTACTCCACGGAGGGGGCCGACCCCGGCCACCACTTCGCCGTCCACCGCTCGCCCGACCTCGCCACCTGGGAGCACCTGCCCGGTGGCGCGTTGCGGGCCGGGCAGGACGGGGACTGGGCGCACGACTGGTTCTGGGCGCCCGAGGTCTACCACAACCCGGCGACCGGCCTGTACTTCCTGTTCTACGCGGCCAGGATGAACCGCGGCGTGGCCGAGCACTTCCGCTACGCGGACTTCGAGGAGCCGTGCAAGGTGGGCGTCGCCGTGTCGCGCTCGCCGGCCGGGCCGTTCCGCGACATCGTCGAGGCGCCGCTCGACTACCACCCGTACGACCCGGGGTACCACGACGTCAACCTGATCATGGACGCCGAGCAGAAGAAGCCGCCCGCCACGCAGGCGGAGGGCCGGACCGCCCCGCTCGGCACGTACATCCCGTACATCGACCCGAACGTGTTCTTCGACGCCGACGGTCGCACGTACCTGTACTTCTCCCGCAACGCCTACCGGAACTGGGTGTGGGACGACGACCTCGGCAAGTACGTCGAGGAGTCCAACATCTACGCCGTCGAGCTGACCGGTGACTGGTGGCACGACCCCACCGGCCGCACCATGCCGACCATCGCGCCCGCCTACCGCGACACCAACCTGGCGCCGGGCGACCCGGCCGGCACCCGCAAGGACGGCTACGTCCCGATCGTCGCCTACGGCTCCGACAAGCAGGCGTGGGAGAACGCGCACGTGGACGACTACGCGAGGTCGGGCGGCGAGAAGAAGGACCGCCGGTGGGCCGAGGGGTCGACCACGATCAGGACCGTCGACGGGCAGGGCAACCCCCGCTACCACCTGACCTACTCGGCCAACAACTACGAGAACGAGTTCTACGGCGTCGGCCACGCGACGGCGGACGGCCCGCTCGGCCCGTGGCGCAAGAGCCCCGCGAACCCGGTGCTGTCCCAGGACCCGGCGAAGGGCCTGTACTCGACCGGGCACGGCGGCGTCATCGGCTCGCCGGACGGCGAGGAGCTGTACTACGTGCACCACGGGAGGCCGTCGACCACGTCCTCGCGGGCGCTCTACACCTCGCGCCTGCACCTCGGCGACGACCTGTCGATCGACGCGTCCACCTCCGACGAGCCGCTGCCGTCCGGCGTCGGGCCGCTGCGGCTGCGGGCCGACGACCGGGTGCTGCGGGTTCGCCCGGGCGGTTCCGCGACCACCGCGGTCCACACGACCGGTGCCCGCGGCGCGGCGTTCGCCCTGGCGAACCCGCAGAACCGCGTCCGCGCCGAGCTGTGGCCCGCCGACGCGGGCACCGTCGTCGTGCGGGGCGACCGGGTCACGGTCACCGCGCACCGCCCCGCCCGGCTCACCGTGGTCTACCAGCGCCGACTGGCCGACGGCGGCTATCGCGACGTGGCCAACACCGGACGGCGCCACAGCTCGCCCGTGCGGGTCACGATCCCGGTGGTGGTCCGCCCCTGA